The following proteins are co-located in the Pomacea canaliculata isolate SZHN2017 linkage group LG8, ASM307304v1, whole genome shotgun sequence genome:
- the LOC112569941 gene encoding LOW QUALITY PROTEIN: uncharacterized protein LOC112569941 (The sequence of the model RefSeq protein was modified relative to this genomic sequence to represent the inferred CDS: deleted 2 bases in 1 codon) → MDSELKKTSVRANLLEKKRFEMLMAGFESAKRCVAVDMKKSQLDVKRRLKRYKERQREILATRSGNSPSDMEDFVLKQLRKRSPLQQGTRPQTSPSLPTRPHLALSDDCLARKPNAVPRQWRISTKRATMIMMEEEVVVAGLSHCRRSKVDLRPSTAWSAMLGTRSTRSATNGAGAAEARLLQLRTGHLGSPARQVRYLDDEEIEERCAIYRFLLRSYRQKEHEHVEALNMRVRQFCGWQGKGQAR, encoded by the exons ATGGACAGTGAGCTGAAGAAGACCTCGGTCCGCGCCAACTTGTTGGAGAAGAAGCGCTTCGAGATGCTGATGGCAGGGTTCGAGTCCGCCAAGCGCTGCGTGGCCGTGGACATGAAGAAGTCGCAGCTGGACGTCAAGCGACGCCTCAAACGCTACAAAGAGCGACAACGCGAGATTCTCGCCACCAGGTCTGGGAACTCGCCCAGCGACATGGAAGACTTCGTCTTGAAGCAGCTGCGGAAGAGGAGCCCTTTGCAGCAAGGAACACGACCCCAGACATCGCCCAGCCTCCCCACCAGACCTCATCTCGCTCTCAGCGACGATTGTTTGGCCAGGAAGCCCAACGCCGTCCCCAGACAATGGCGGATATCTACGAAGAGggcgacgatgataatgatg gaggaagaggtaGTGGTAGCTGGCTTGTCACACTGCCGTCGATCCAAAGTCGACCTGCGGCCATCCACGGCGTGGTCGGCGATGCTGGGTACCAGATCCACTCGCAGTGCAACGAACGGTGCCGGTGCAGCGGAAGCGAGGTTGTTGCAGCTGAGAACCGGACACCTGGGGTCACCCGCCAGGCAAGTGCGCTACCTGGACGACGAAGAGATTGAGGAGCGCTGCGCCATCTACCGCTTCCTGCTGAGAAGTTACCGGCAGAAGGAGCACGAGCACGTGGAGGCGCTGAACATGCGCGTGCGCCAGTTCTGCGGGTGGCAGGGCAAGGGTCAAGCCCGCTAG
- the LOC112570445 gene encoding LOW QUALITY PROTEIN: RRP15-like protein (The sequence of the model RefSeq protein was modified relative to this genomic sequence to represent the inferred CDS: deleted 1 base in 1 codon), giving the protein MVVPRITPKTAINMAAMTRKTVILKPVLRTMQQTKTTMTKEDSGSEISLNDDAADEDQSEKSGLANVMAKILSKSTPEKKSVILCRGKTDREIQKKKRSKGNEDSRSQMCQILMKVLVMIQKLGKKLPKKELGEIARKKPDALDKEKERNLTKIATRGVVHVFNAVNQRQKQLEQQLGEAGSSERRRDKVLSSMTKKSFLDLLDQTKTDRTCTEDSETWNILRDDYMMGAKMKDWDKADSDDEPSKSMDTQRVSDSR; this is encoded by the exons ATGGTAGTTCCTCGGATAACACCGAAGACAGCGATCAATATG GCAGCAATGACGAGGAAGACAGTGATTCTGAAACCAGTCTTAAGGACAATGCAGCAGACGAAGACCACAATGACGAAGGAAGACAGTGGTTCTGAAATCAGTCTTAATGACGATGCAGCAGACGAAGACCAATCTGAAAAAAGTGGTCTTGCTAATGTCATGGCAAAAATTCTCAGCAAATCAACACCAGAGAAGAAGTCTGTGATTCTTTGTCGTGGTAAAACAGACAgagaaatacagaagaaaaaacgATCGAAAGGCAATGAAGACAGCCGAAGTCAAATGTGTCAGATTCTGATGAAAGTTTTAGTGATGATCCAGAAGCTAGGAAAAAAGCTGCCA aaaaaagaattgGGAGAGATAGCACGAAAGAAGCCTGATGCACTGgacaaggaaaaagaaagaaatctgacCAAAATAGCCACAAG GGGTGTCGTACACGTGTTCAATGCTGTCAACCAGAGACAGAAACAGCTAGAACAGCAGCTTGGAGAAGCA GGGTCCTCCGAACGACGCAGAGATAAAGTCCTATCTTCCATGACCAAGAAGAGCTTCCTTGATCTCCTCGATCAGACAAA GACAGATAGAACCTGTACAGAAGATTCAGAAACATGGAATATCTTACGAGATGATTACATGATGGGTGCAAAAATGAAAGACTGGGATAAGGCAGATAGTGATGATGAACCAAGCAAGAGCATGGACACACAGCGTGTATCAGACAGTAGATAA